Proteins encoded within one genomic window of Candidatus Neomarinimicrobiota bacterium:
- a CDS encoding sulfotransferase, translating to MNNFITIVSGLPRSGTSMMMKMLEAGGLEVVTDDIRKPDEDNPKGYYEFEQVKQIKEDQSWLPKCEGKVVKMVSRLLLDLPEEYEYKIIFMRRAMEEILASQRKMLERSGKEAPSAEDDTEMSRLFNQHLQHVEQWMERQPNVDYIYVNYNATIQEPGKTAGKVIDFLDDNLDQSKMAGVVDTNLYRQRK from the coding sequence ATGAATAACTTCATAACCATCGTTTCCGGACTCCCCCGCTCCGGTACCTCCATGATGATGAAAATGCTGGAGGCCGGCGGGTTGGAAGTGGTGACCGACGATATCCGGAAGCCGGACGAAGACAATCCCAAGGGCTATTACGAGTTCGAACAGGTCAAACAGATCAAGGAAGACCAGTCCTGGCTGCCGAAGTGTGAAGGCAAGGTCGTCAAGATGGTGTCACGGCTGCTGCTGGATTTGCCTGAGGAATACGAGTACAAGATCATCTTTATGCGGCGGGCGATGGAAGAGATCCTGGCCTCCCAGCGGAAGATGCTGGAGCGGAGTGGAAAAGAAGCACCGAGCGCCGAGGATGACACCGAAATGTCCCGATTGTTCAACCAGCACCTACAGCATGTTGAGCAGTGGATGGAAAGGCAACCGAACGTGGACTATATCTATGTAAATTACAACGCAACCATCCAGGAGCCTGGAAAGACCGCCGGGAAAGTCATTGATTTCCTCGACGACAATCTCGATCAATCAAAAATGGCGGGCGTCGTGGATACCAACCTCTACCGTCAGCGCAAGTGA
- the waaF gene encoding lipopolysaccharide heptosyltransferase II, giving the protein MKILIYSPNWIGDAVMAIPMVRQTRTVFPDAEITVFARDWVAPVYRFVGEIDNIVEFSREEVKTSKSRRRIIKSLKVTGYDKAFLLTDSFSTAMTIFRARIPERVGYTGQFRSWMLTNRYSLKTGKSMHRSDKYCHLLSDYSDSISMGNSPEFDSLGNEEIQMPQGWDNAAIRIGVNPHSVATSRRWPEKNWIQLFDSYKDAQVQFIIFGGNDAREAGERLRESSGANVLNLAGETSLGESIRLMGQCQLFVSNDSGPMHIADAAGVPTVGLWGAGNTESTGLRSSPSVNLNADVYCSPCEKNQCINDDEPLLCMYSISPEWVRDTMDDLLESSTVN; this is encoded by the coding sequence ATGAAAATTCTCATCTACTCTCCCAACTGGATCGGCGATGCAGTCATGGCGATTCCCATGGTTCGTCAGACCCGGACAGTCTTTCCCGACGCCGAAATTACCGTGTTCGCCAGAGATTGGGTGGCGCCGGTTTACCGGTTTGTGGGAGAAATCGATAACATTGTCGAGTTCTCCAGGGAGGAGGTGAAGACCTCAAAATCCCGACGCCGAATTATTAAGTCACTGAAGGTGACGGGGTACGATAAGGCGTTTTTGCTGACGGATTCCTTCTCCACCGCGATGACCATCTTCCGGGCGCGAATCCCGGAACGCGTCGGCTACACCGGCCAGTTCCGCTCCTGGATGCTGACCAACCGGTATTCGCTGAAGACCGGTAAATCCATGCATCGCTCGGACAAATATTGTCACCTGCTGAGCGATTACTCGGATTCAATATCTATGGGAAATTCGCCGGAATTCGATTCGCTGGGAAACGAAGAAATCCAAATGCCCCAGGGATGGGATAACGCAGCGATCCGAATCGGCGTCAACCCGCACTCGGTGGCGACCTCCAGGCGCTGGCCGGAAAAGAACTGGATTCAACTGTTTGACTCTTATAAAGATGCGCAAGTGCAATTTATCATTTTTGGTGGGAACGATGCGCGAGAAGCGGGAGAAAGACTCCGGGAAAGTTCCGGTGCAAATGTATTAAATCTGGCAGGGGAGACATCGCTGGGAGAGTCTATTCGTTTGATGGGACAGTGTCAGCTGTTCGTCTCCAACGATTCCGGCCCTATGCACATCGCGGATGCGGCCGGCGTACCGACGGTGGGACTCTGGGGCGCAGGCAATACGGAGAGCACCGGACTACGCTCAAGCCCTTCGGTCAATCTGAACGCGGATGTGTATTGCAGTCCCTGCGAAAAAAATCAGTGCATTAATGACGATGAGCCGCTGCTCTGCATGTACTCCATTTCGCCGGAATGGGTACGGGACACGATGGATGATTTGCTGGAATCGAGTACGGTGAATTAG
- a CDS encoding CDP-glycerol glycerophosphotransferase family protein encodes MSKIKVLFKMQYLYHKAAYDPLIDVFEADDRFDVYLSLSHELVRRLWIFEIDKTKPYLEQWKREGHQISDEDEHFDIVICPDTVEEKKFGKTMLCLVHHGMGLKTILFRNLKNHNMHHYDILVEGQYRVEALEQSGVLNGSHVYKVGLPKLDPLFWEEHFDREKILTDLGLDPEKKTVLYAPTYKPTSVYDLKDAIFEATTDYNLIIKLHHYAWMGKFAHHSQHRTIQWRLRKYDHATLIPKDEYNIIPLMYATDTLVAAASSTVYNFLATGKTGVIYDLDHDNMRHSDGQHILNIDNREFLKDAFVHIFSPEELQDGIRKALNPTPAMQKNAAERREYYYYKPDGKSSIRTRDKILELYEEGRHLNDPTNV; translated from the coding sequence ATGTCTAAAATCAAAGTGCTGTTCAAGATGCAATATCTCTATCACAAGGCAGCGTACGACCCGCTCATTGATGTATTCGAGGCGGACGACCGGTTCGACGTGTACCTGTCGCTTTCTCACGAGCTGGTACGGCGGCTCTGGATCTTCGAAATTGACAAGACTAAGCCGTACCTGGAGCAGTGGAAGAGGGAAGGCCATCAGATATCCGATGAAGATGAGCACTTTGATATTGTGATCTGTCCGGACACTGTTGAGGAAAAGAAATTTGGTAAGACCATGCTCTGCCTGGTACACCACGGCATGGGGCTCAAGACTATCCTGTTCCGGAATCTGAAGAACCATAATATGCACCACTACGATATCCTGGTGGAAGGACAATACCGGGTGGAGGCGCTGGAGCAGTCCGGCGTGCTGAACGGTTCGCATGTGTACAAAGTCGGCCTCCCAAAGCTGGATCCCCTCTTCTGGGAAGAACATTTTGACCGGGAGAAGATCCTCACCGATCTGGGGTTGGATCCCGAGAAAAAGACGGTGCTGTACGCGCCAACCTACAAGCCGACCAGCGTGTACGATTTGAAAGACGCAATTTTCGAGGCGACCACCGATTACAACCTGATCATCAAACTTCACCACTACGCCTGGATGGGGAAATTTGCGCATCACAGCCAGCATCGGACAATCCAGTGGCGGCTCCGGAAGTACGATCACGCTACGCTGATTCCGAAGGACGAGTATAATATTATTCCATTGATGTATGCCACCGATACGCTGGTGGCCGCGGCGTCCAGCACTGTCTACAATTTTTTGGCCACCGGGAAGACCGGCGTCATCTACGACCTGGATCACGATAATATGCGCCACTCGGACGGGCAGCACATTCTGAATATCGACAACCGGGAATTCCTGAAGGATGCGTTTGTTCACATCTTCTCGCCGGAGGAGTTACAAGACGGGATTCGGAAGGCGCTGAATCCGACCCCCGCGATGCAGAAAAACGCCGCCGAACGGCGGGAGTATTATTACTACAAGCCGGACGGAAAGTCGTCGATACGGACGCGGGACAAGATCCTGGAATTGTACGAGGAGGGCAGGCATCTGAATGATCCGACGAATGTGTAA
- a CDS encoding lipopolysaccharide kinase InaA family protein: MIYRPHHGVQLSRKQIERFSDRDWIREHAIDTYKDTTNLVARLNYPVDGFPEEYVIKWFGWRNTISKILSPVMRSRAKKSWDAAHFFLANNVPTPPPLIVYTSRRYGIVRENFYISESVEEFNSARKILRYMDVPEADKARIVEIIAGMVKRLHVANFTHNDLTLANFLVNEVEPGKIFLVDLNRGTRHFHLWDYHRIKDITKMDLCPCDLDELHPNCYRDQFLRAYSENYERDRRLVAKALVRKRRKKRWKKKLRE; the protein is encoded by the coding sequence ATGATTTACAGACCGCATCACGGTGTTCAGCTTTCCCGGAAGCAGATAGAACGATTTTCCGATCGGGACTGGATTCGCGAGCACGCAATCGATACTTACAAGGATACCACCAACCTGGTCGCCAGGTTGAATTATCCGGTGGACGGATTTCCCGAAGAATACGTCATCAAGTGGTTTGGCTGGCGGAATACGATTTCGAAGATTTTAAGTCCCGTTATGCGCTCCCGGGCAAAAAAATCCTGGGACGCGGCGCACTTTTTTCTGGCCAATAATGTCCCAACTCCACCGCCGCTTATCGTGTATACCTCACGGCGATACGGGATTGTCCGGGAGAATTTCTATATATCGGAAAGTGTGGAGGAGTTTAACTCTGCCAGGAAGATCCTGCGCTACATGGATGTGCCGGAAGCTGACAAGGCCCGCATTGTGGAGATCATCGCCGGGATGGTCAAACGGCTGCACGTCGCGAACTTTACGCACAATGATTTGACGCTGGCAAATTTCCTGGTGAATGAGGTTGAGCCCGGGAAGATCTTTCTGGTGGATCTGAACAGGGGGACGCGCCACTTCCATCTCTGGGATTATCACCGGATTAAGGATATTACCAAGATGGATCTCTGTCCCTGCGATCTGGATGAATTACATCCGAATTGTTACCGGGATCAGTTTCTCAGAGCCTACAGCGAGAATTATGAACGGGACAGGCGGCTCGTCGCCAAAGCGTTGGTGCGGAAACGTCGGAAAAAACGGTGGAAAAAAAAGTTGCGTGAGTAG
- a CDS encoding class I SAM-dependent methyltransferase, whose translation MGRKKDSLSNIRQYEKTRYKGLDQRLVHSLEYRIVTNFIEEIYAINDNVLDVPSGYGRFTDFLLERPMNVVVADLNPNMLHRVYERFGTQARFANADIMNLPFRDDAFHGLLSMRLIQHFHTPEDRIRAFSEIRRVITEWAVVSVYTSSAAHKLMRFFRNHHKITMADEEQIEEEIREAGLKILDSKKILPGIHAQTILLLQPK comes from the coding sequence ATGGGGAGAAAAAAAGATTCTCTAAGTAACATCCGACAGTACGAAAAAACCCGTTATAAGGGGTTAGATCAGCGTCTGGTTCACAGCCTTGAATACCGAATCGTTACCAATTTTATCGAAGAGATCTACGCGATAAACGATAACGTTCTGGATGTCCCGTCTGGCTACGGGCGTTTTACCGATTTTCTGCTGGAGCGGCCGATGAACGTTGTAGTGGCGGATCTGAATCCTAACATGCTCCACCGTGTATATGAGCGGTTCGGTACCCAGGCCCGGTTCGCTAATGCGGATATCATGAATCTCCCGTTCAGAGATGACGCTTTCCACGGCCTGCTCTCCATGCGATTAATTCAGCACTTTCACACGCCCGAAGATCGCATCCGGGCGTTCTCCGAAATCCGTCGGGTAATAACCGAATGGGCGGTCGTTTCCGTGTACACCTCATCCGCAGCACACAAACTGATGCGATTCTTCAGAAATCACCATAAGATTACCATGGCGGATGAGGAGCAGATTGAAGAGGAAATCCGGGAAGCGGGGCTCAAAATCCTGGACTCGAAAAAAATCCTGCCGGGCATCCACGCCCAGACAATTTTATTACTCCAGCCGAAGTAA
- a CDS encoding DUF3108 domain-containing protein produces MRKNVFISCLFVLLVLGLFSRAAGQEFHTGEKLTFALNYGFINAGTSTMEVAGLDTVHGQTTYRLESRTKSNNFVDAFYKVRDQLTSWIDTSTFATIQFEKSLNEGSYNKDYSVWFDYDKMMAYSSEDTLAIETYMQDVLSLFYYIRSLELSVGDTIRMSSYDNDKVSPFLLGVKRTESVRVPAGDFDCYVVEPFVESDFLFKYEGKLQIWLSREKGHIPVLMRSKATIGSMILKLEKYKPGNGD; encoded by the coding sequence ATGCGTAAAAATGTTTTTATCAGTTGTCTGTTTGTTCTGCTTGTTCTGGGCCTTTTTTCCCGCGCAGCCGGACAGGAATTTCACACCGGTGAGAAGCTCACCTTCGCGCTGAATTACGGGTTCATCAACGCCGGAACTTCTACTATGGAAGTGGCCGGACTCGATACAGTACACGGGCAAACCACCTATCGTCTGGAATCCCGCACCAAATCCAATAATTTCGTTGATGCATTTTACAAAGTACGGGATCAGCTCACCAGCTGGATAGATACCTCAACATTTGCCACAATTCAGTTCGAGAAGTCTTTAAACGAGGGAAGTTATAATAAAGACTACTCCGTCTGGTTTGACTACGACAAAATGATGGCTTATTCCAGTGAAGATACACTGGCCATCGAAACGTACATGCAGGACGTCCTCTCACTGTTCTATTATATCCGGTCACTGGAGTTGAGTGTCGGCGATACCATCAGAATGTCCAGTTATGATAACGACAAGGTGTCCCCGTTTCTTCTGGGCGTGAAGCGAACGGAATCGGTGAGAGTTCCAGCCGGAGATTTTGACTGCTACGTGGTGGAACCGTTCGTAGAGTCGGATTTTCTATTTAAGTACGAGGGGAAACTTCAGATTTGGTTGTCCCGGGAAAAGGGACATATTCCCGTTTTGATGCGGAGCAAAGCGACAATCGGATCGATGATTTTGAAGTTGGAAAAGTATAAGCCCGGGAATGGGGACTGA
- a CDS encoding 2-aminoethylphosphonate--pyruvate transaminase, giving the protein MKKIKRNILLNPGPATTTDTVKQAQVVPDICPRETEFQVVMDGIREDLVKIVHGGTDYASVLFGGSGTSAMDATLASVVPPDGKILLLINGAYGKRMQQITKTYDIATSVYEVEWGTALDWRVVDQMLSNDRTISHIAMVHHETTTGILNPLEPFLAISKKYNLTTLADTISSYAGIPIDLRETPVDFLMSTSNKCIQGMAGLAFVICKNISLEKLSKFKGRTFYLDLYKQYDYFERTGQMRFTPPVQVTYALRQAIDEYFEEGESNRWDRYSKSYKTLIDGLTKLGFRFLLGDDVKHSRILTTIYEPDHPNYDFNDLHDRLYERGFTIYPGKVSDKDTFRLSVLGAIDHTDIRDFLVNLEEVLDEMDVEIRYSRF; this is encoded by the coding sequence ATGAAAAAAATCAAACGCAACATTTTGTTAAACCCCGGACCGGCAACCACAACCGATACCGTGAAGCAGGCGCAGGTGGTTCCGGATATCTGTCCCAGGGAAACGGAATTTCAGGTGGTCATGGACGGTATCCGTGAAGACCTTGTAAAAATTGTTCACGGCGGCACCGATTATGCGTCTGTGCTGTTCGGCGGCTCAGGAACATCGGCGATGGATGCGACGCTGGCGTCGGTCGTTCCGCCGGACGGAAAAATACTCCTGCTCATCAACGGTGCGTATGGCAAGCGGATGCAGCAAATTACCAAGACTTACGATATCGCAACCTCCGTCTACGAGGTGGAATGGGGTACGGCGCTGGACTGGCGGGTTGTGGATCAGATGCTCTCCAATGATCGAACCATCAGTCATATCGCCATGGTGCATCACGAAACCACCACCGGGATCCTGAATCCGCTGGAGCCGTTTCTGGCAATATCGAAAAAGTACAATCTGACCACGCTTGCGGATACCATTTCCAGCTATGCGGGGATTCCCATCGATCTCCGGGAGACGCCGGTGGATTTCCTCATGTCCACCTCCAACAAGTGCATCCAGGGGATGGCCGGACTGGCATTCGTCATCTGCAAAAATATATCATTGGAAAAGTTGAGCAAGTTCAAGGGCCGGACATTTTATCTGGATCTCTACAAGCAGTACGACTACTTCGAGCGCACCGGGCAGATGCGCTTCACGCCGCCGGTGCAGGTGACTTACGCTTTGCGCCAGGCCATCGACGAATATTTCGAGGAGGGCGAATCCAATCGTTGGGACCGGTACAGTAAGAGCTACAAGACGCTCATCGATGGACTCACTAAATTGGGTTTCCGGTTTCTGCTTGGTGATGATGTAAAGCACTCACGAATTCTCACCACTATCTACGAGCCGGACCATCCCAACTATGATTTCAACGACCTGCACGACCGGCTATACGAGCGGGGATTTACCATTTACCCCGGCAAAGTATCGGATAAAGACACCTTTCGGCTCTCAGTGCTCGGCGCCATCGATCATACGGATATCCGGGATTTCCTGGTAAACCTTGAGGAAGTATTGGACGAAATGGATGTTGAGATACGGTATTCGCGATTTTGA
- a CDS encoding type II toxin-antitoxin system MqsA family antitoxin, whose translation MFHKEGDTEWGKTTVTLERKGTVIVLRNVPAQICDNCGEFYLDDETTEQVLNHAERAIGHGTEVEVAQFVE comes from the coding sequence ATTTTTCATAAGGAAGGTGATACGGAATGGGGTAAAACAACCGTTACCCTTGAACGAAAAGGAACGGTTATCGTTCTTAGAAATGTTCCTGCACAGATTTGCGACAACTGTGGTGAGTTTTACTTAGATGATGAGACTACAGAGCAGGTACTAAACCATGCCGAACGAGCTATTGGTCATGGAACCGAGGTCGAAGTCGCCCAATTTGTTGAATAA
- a CDS encoding phosphocholine cytidylyltransferase family protein, with product MKAVILAAGMGTRLHPITEELPKAFLPVDEKPLIHYSLENLAESGITDVVIVTGFLQERFHIEIGESFNGKLNIEYAHNPRYQETGSMYSLSQTKNLINGEILLLESDLLYEERAISEILEEKSKDVMLVAPLSGSGDEVYITVDEKNHLTNLGKDIPEKDQAIGELVGITKLSYPYLQKVWEYAEYDYELGEENLHYEEVIVRVAQNERPLQCLKLPELAWIEIDKAENLRRAREEIFPVIHER from the coding sequence CCCATTACCGAGGAGCTACCGAAAGCATTTCTGCCGGTGGACGAAAAACCGCTGATCCACTATTCCCTGGAAAACCTGGCAGAATCCGGCATCACCGATGTGGTCATCGTCACCGGCTTCCTGCAGGAACGGTTTCATATTGAAATTGGTGAATCCTTCAATGGGAAGCTGAACATCGAATATGCCCACAATCCCCGGTATCAAGAGACCGGGAGCATGTATTCCCTCTCTCAGACGAAAAACCTGATCAATGGAGAAATTCTTCTTCTGGAATCCGATCTGCTCTACGAGGAGCGCGCGATTTCGGAGATTCTGGAAGAAAAGTCGAAAGACGTAATGTTGGTGGCACCACTCTCCGGCTCCGGGGACGAAGTATACATCACCGTGGATGAGAAGAATCACCTGACAAATCTCGGAAAAGATATCCCGGAGAAAGATCAAGCCATCGGTGAGCTGGTTGGCATCACTAAACTCTCGTATCCCTACCTGCAAAAGGTTTGGGAATATGCGGAATACGATTATGAATTAGGCGAAGAGAACTTGCACTACGAGGAGGTCATCGTCCGGGTAGCACAGAACGAGCGGCCGCTGCAATGCCTGAAACTCCCGGAACTGGCGTGGATCGAGATCGACAAGGCTGAAAACCTCCGGCGTGCCCGGGAGGAGATTTTTCCGGTGATTCATGAACGGTGA